TCAACTTGAAAACGAATCAAATTCCGTTGATCGGCAAATCGAGTTTCGGCAATATCAATATCAGACTGTCGCTGCGCCGCCCTTGCCCTAGCTGCACCACCATCAAACAAATTCCAGCGCAATCTTGCCCCTACAGCATAGCCATCTGCCAAACCTAAACCATCATTAAACACCTCTAATACGTTGTAGTTGGCAAATAAATCTACTTGCGGTCTGCGTGCGGATATCTCAACACGCCGTTGCTGTTCCGCAATATTCCGTTGCGCTAACTGCTGTTGCAATTCTGCACGATTCTGAAATGCTCTAACAATACTTTCTTCTAAAGTTAAATTCCACAATCCAGCAATTTCCACCGGGTCAGCAGCCACAATATTAGTTGATTGGGGCAAACTCAAAATTTGTGCCAATTGACGACGGTTAACTTGCTGTAAGGCGCGGTTAGTTACTAAAAGTTGGTTTTGATTAGCAAGCTGTACCTGTGCCCGCAAGGTATCAAATCTAGTTCCTAATCCTGCTTGTTCTAACGCTATGGCATCACGTAAACTTTGTTGAGCATTGCGGACTGCGGATTCAGCAATTCTCACCTGTTCATCAGCCTGTTGCAAATCGTAGTAAGCATTGGCAACATCCAAGCGTGTTTGTTCGCTTAAGGCTTCCACTTGTAATTGAGTATTACGGAGTACTTCTTGGGCTGCTCGAATTTGAGCATTGCGCCGTCCTCCATTGATCAGGCTGTAATTAGCTTCTATTGTGCCGCTTAAACTAACTGTACCTCTGTCTCTTTGGTCAAATGGAATGCCCTGTTGTTCTGCCTGTTGTCGCGCACCTTCCAGTTGTAACTCACCTTGGGCACTTCTTCCCCCTTGGGCAACACCTTGTAAGTCTACTGTAGGATATAACGCTGCTCTAGCTTCTCGTAACTGAGCTTGCGCCTGTTCCAACTGTATTCGCGCTACTTGTAGGGCACGATTGTTCCTTTGTGCTAGTTCCACTGCCTGTTGTAAACTCAGCGGTCGAGTTATATCTATATTTACCTCTTCTGGTCTGGTAGGGAACTGTAAAGGATTAGGATTGGGAACAAGATTATTCGGTATTGGAACAGAAGTTCTCCGGCGAAGAGGAACAACCCCAGGTAAAGGGTTACTTTGTACCCTTTGTGTCACTAAGTTATTGGTTGGAGATAGCAATCTTCTCTTCCCTGTAACTTGATGATGTGACTCATTGGATATTGCCTGGATATTTGGTTCGCGTCGCGTACCGTTGGCTATATCACTCTTGGCTTTATTTTTTTTCTCTTTGTGCCTTTGATTACCAGGTAAGTAATCACTAGATTGAGGTACAGCAGATAAAGTTGGCTCAGTTTTCACTGCTTTATTGCTGGATTCAAGGCTGGCTGTACCGCTTACAGCGTTAGCTATGCGGGGCATACCAGCACATACTATGGCACTCACACTCACAACCACGAAATAACGAAGCTTTGACATACGCTTTTGAAGAGTCTGCTGCTTTGTGCAAACAACCTACAGCAGCATACTAGTTCACAACTGGACTTGGCAAATACTTCCTTGGTCTGCAACAGGTAGTGTGGTCGTGGTTGGAAATCTCACGATCGACTCTAACTGTTTCCTCATCAAATATAAAAGCCTTTTTCCTTTAGAGCAATGGTGTTTATCTAATTTTGTTACCAAAAAAAATCAAAATTTACCAAATTGTCAAGATTAGATTATGATTTCATAATTTTTTGTTACCCATAATATATAACTTACATCTGGAATAATTGCTTTATCTTTGGGTTATGGAATTATTGATGTTACAATTGCCGCCAAATACTGATTTTGAGTTATTGGTTAATTATTTTCCCGCAAATTTACTGAGTTTAGTTATTCTTTTTATACTGATTCGGCGTACTGGTCAGTTAATTAATACAATAAAAGAAAAGTATCCTGAGCAAATGATAATCCAGAAAGATCAACAATCGGAACTATATCTGTCCCAAAATCAGGAGAGATTACAGCTAATCATGGAGGCTAGTAATGATGGAATGTGGGATTGGGATATAGAAAATAATACTTTATTTTGGTCAGATAAGCTGTTTAATTTACTTGATTTAACGCCTGGAAGTTATCAGCCAACTATAAAAAAATTTTATCAATTAATTCATCCAGAAGATTATATAAAAGTAACTCAAGAAATTCAACAGCATTTGCAATTGAATCAACCATATAAATGTGAAATGCGCTTAAAAAAAGCCGATGGTAGTTATGGTTGGTTTCTAGGTCAAGGTAAAGCAGTAAGAGATGCTAATGGTTTTCCTTTGCGGATGGTTGGCTCAATGACTGATATTAGCGATCGCAAACAAATAGAAGAAAAATTGCGCCAAAGCGAACAAAAATTTCGTTCGATTTTTGATAACGTTTCAGTCGGAATGGCATTAGTTAATGTTGATGGATATGTAATCTTAGCTAACGAAGCAGATTGTAAATTTCTTGGCTACAGCCAAGAAGAAATCAATGGGATGCACTTTACGGAATTTATCCACCCTGAAGATTTAGCAATAGATATGGATTTGTACGACTTATTATTGACAGGAAAAATAAATAGTTATGTAATTGATAAACGTTGTATTCGTAAGAATAAAACAGTTGTTTGGGGACGCTTAACAATATCTTTAATTAGAGATAGAGATGGTTCTATTTTAAATATAGTAGTTGTTTCTGAGGATATTACTGTTCGTAAGCAAGCTGAGGAAGCGCTACGGGAAAGTGAAGCTAAACTTGCAGCAGCACAAAGAGTTGCTCGCATAGGTAATTGGGAATTAGATATAGTAACTAAAAAAATTGTTGGTTCCGCCGAATTATTCCGCATTTTTGGCTTTTCTGACGATCGCAAAGAATATGATTATCAAGAACTGTTCCAAATTTGTTTTCCTGAAGATCAAGAAAGACTAAAGCAAGCAATTACCAATGGAATTTATCAGGGACAGTCTTTTGAAATTGATTTCAAAGCCGTGCGTAAAGATGGTTTAGTAACATACAATCAAGCTAGGGGAGAAGCAGTTTTTAATAGTCAAGGGCAAGTAATTAGATTGTTTGGTACAGTTCAAGATATTACTGAACGTAAACAGCTAGAAGAATTACTCCAATCACAAGTGCAAAAAGAAGAAGCATTAAATCGAGTTATTCAAATAATTCGTAATTCCTTGGATTTATCAACTATTTTTTCTACAGCAGCGATCGATATTGGTGAACTTTTAGAAGTCGAGCAAGTGGTAATTACTCAATTTTTGCCAGATCAACAAGTTTGGATACCAGTTGCAGAATATCGGCATAATTCTAAGATTAATACTTTATTGAAGCAAAAAATTCCCGATCGGGATAATCCAATTGCTTCACAACTCAAAAATTTAAAAATTGTCCAATTAAACAATGCTAGTCTTTGTGAAGATGAGATTAATCAGAATTTAGCGCAAAGTTTTCCTGGTGCTTGGTTATTGATTCCGCTACATTTTAATTCTGTGACTTGGGGTAGTCTTACTCTTTTAAAACCTCAACAATACTCGTGGCAAGAAACAGAGATCGAAATAGCTAAAGAAATAGCCGATCAATTAGCAATGGCTATTTATCAATCAGAACTTTATCATCAAGTGCAAACTGCAAATGAAGAATTAAAAAAATTAGCTATTATTGATGGTTTAACTCAAATAGCTAATCGTCGTCGATTTGACGAATATCTTAATTTAGAATGGTTGCGCCTCCGAAGGGAAAGAGCTAAATTATCATTAATTTTGTTTGATATTGATTATTTTAAATTGTATAACGATACCTATGGTCATTTAGCTGGAGATGATTGTTTACGCCAAGTAGCAATAGCGATTAGTGATGTTTCTCGTCGTCCAGCTGACTTATTTGCACGATATGGTGGCGAGGAGTTTGCCATGATACTTCCTTACACAGATTTGTCAGGTGCAACTCATTTAGCAGAGGTGATTCGTCTGGCGATTCATTGTTTAAAAATTCCTCATCATCAATCTTTAGTAAGTAACTATATTACAGTTAGTTTAGGAGTTGCTTGTATGATTCCTAGTATGGAACTATCACCGCAAGACTTAATTAATGCGGCAGATCGAGCACTTTATACTGCTAAACAGGAAGGGCGCGATCGCGTATCTTTTGCTTAAGATTAAAATTTTTGCTGTTATTTAGCATTAATCAAATCTTTAGAAATTACATAAATTGGAATTGGTTGGTCGATACCTTTAAATCGATATTCGCCCATTTCTTCTAACTCTAAACGTTGGGAAGGTTGCAACATTTTATATGTAGGATTACTCACAATTAATTTGCCTGGAGGACAGATTGATTCCATCCGCGAAGCTAAATTAATTGTCGAGCCTAAAACAGTGTAATCCACCCGTAATGTGCTACCTACGTCTCCGACTACAGCTTTCCCGCTGTTAATGGCAATTCTTAATTCTAAAGGATGAAACAATACTTTATTTGTATTCATTCTTGCTAAACGATCGAGCATTCCTTTACCTGCTCTAAACGCTCGTTCCGCATGATCGTGCTGCGGTTCTGGTGCGCCAAAAAATGCCATAATACAATCTCCAATAAACTTATCTAAAGTTCCACCTTCGGCAAACACTTCCTGCAACATTTCCTCAAAAAAAGCATTGAGTAACTCAGAAATTTTTGCTGGAGTTAACTTTTCTGAAAGTGCTGTAAAACCAACGATATCAGCAAACATAATGCTAATTTCGCTTTCTTTAGGAGTGAGTCGAGTGTCTGATAAATTACCTGCATTCATCATCTGTTGTACTACTGCTGGAGAATGATACCGTTCCAAACGATGACGAATTTTTTCTTCATTTCTTAATTGTCGAGTTAATAACCATCTTTGAACGCTAGAAGCTACTAAGTTAGCTAATGTAGAAAAAAAACTTAAATCTTCATCTTTCTGTTGAATTGATTCGCTGATAGGAATATGTCCATCCGCATATAAAACTCCGACAACTTTACTTTCATCCCATAAGGGAACAGCCATTACACTATGAATATCTTTAGTGATGATACTGATTTCATTACCGAATCTTTCATCAAGTTGGGCATTAGCTGTTTGAATAGCTATTTTTTCGGAATATACTGTTTGACATATACTGCGACTAATCCAACTTCCATCTTGAGGTAAAGACTGAGGATGGGGAATTTCTTTAATGGCTCCGTTGAACAATTTTAAGTTTCCTGTTTCACAATCTACAATTAATAAAGCTAACCTTTCTGTATTTTCAATATAACGGAAAACTACTTTTTTAACAGCTAGAAATATTTCTTCGATCGATTCCGCCGAGTTTAAATTTTGGGCAATATCAACTAAATCCTTTAATCTGGCGATCGAAGTTTCTTGTCGCTTAACTTTATCAGCTAAATTATCTGCTTGTATCCATTGTTCTTTTAAATCATTAACATTGCGTACAATAGTTATTCCTTCTTCCATTTCCGGTTGGTTGAGCTTTCTGACTCTGGGCAAAGTTGAATCATTTAAAATAACTCTGGCATCAATATTTCCTAATTTTATTAAATCATTATGAGCTAACTTTTCGAGAGAATTCAAAATTCTTTCATTTAAATAAGTACCATTTTTACTTCCCATATCTTCAATAAACCATTTCCCTTCGCCTTGCTTAACGATTCGCGCATGACATCGAGAAATCCCAAAATATGGCAAATGTAAATTATTTTCTGGTAAACGTCCTATAGTAAATTCATCTCGATCGACTAATACTATTTTTTCCTGATTATCCAGGTAGATACACAGCTTAAGCTCTGTCATTTTTTTACCCTTTTAAGCTATTTATTATTCTTAATAGCGCCCCTGATATAAATTGGCACATCTACGGATAAAGTAGTTTTTCTGATGCCATTAGATTTTCCCAGTTTAACCTAATGCCTAGTTTCAATAACTGGATTTGTAACGAAAAGACGTAACAGCTGTAACATTAAGATTATCAACCTGAGCAATTGTTAACTAAGGTTAAAGAATTATTTAGATGCCCTATCTTACAAGCATATCTGTTTATCCGATAAAATCCTTAGATGGAATAGTTGTTAATCAAGTAAAGGTTTTAGCGAGTGGTGCTTTAAGCCAAGATCGAGAATTTGCCATCTTAGATGCACAAGGTCGGTTTGTCAATGGTAAACGTAATTTTAAAGTGCATTTACTACGATCGACTTGGAATGTAGCGAAACAAACAGTTTGTTTCCAAGTTCAGGGAACATTAGAAAAACAGGAATTTGCGATCGAGGACGATCGCCATCAGCTAGAATCTTGGTTGAGTAATTACTTTGGTTTTACAGTTACATTAGCAAGAAACTCAACCACTGGATTTCCAGATGATAACATTGCTTCTGGCCCAACAATTATTAGTACTGCCACATTAGAAACAGTCGCTTCTTGGTTTCCAGGGATTTCTGTAAGCGAAATCCGTCAGAGATTTCGCAGCAATTTAGAAATAGACGGAGTACCTCCTTTTTGGGAAGATCGATTGTTCACAAACGAAGGAGAAGTAATCAAATTCCAAATTGGCGAAATCATATTTGAAGGAATTAATCCTTGTCAACGTTGCATTGTTCCTACCCGCAATTCCTTAACCGGAGAAAGTTATAGCAATTTCCA
The nucleotide sequence above comes from Phormidium ambiguum IAM M-71. Encoded proteins:
- a CDS encoding TolC family protein; translated protein: MSKLRYFVVVSVSAIVCAGMPRIANAVSGTASLESSNKAVKTEPTLSAVPQSSDYLPGNQRHKEKKNKAKSDIANGTRREPNIQAISNESHHQVTGKRRLLSPTNNLVTQRVQSNPLPGVVPLRRRTSVPIPNNLVPNPNPLQFPTRPEEVNIDITRPLSLQQAVELAQRNNRALQVARIQLEQAQAQLREARAALYPTVDLQGVAQGGRSAQGELQLEGARQQAEQQGIPFDQRDRGTVSLSGTIEANYSLINGGRRNAQIRAAQEVLRNTQLQVEALSEQTRLDVANAYYDLQQADEQVRIAESAVRNAQQSLRDAIALEQAGLGTRFDTLRAQVQLANQNQLLVTNRALQQVNRRQLAQILSLPQSTNIVAADPVEIAGLWNLTLEESIVRAFQNRAELQQQLAQRNIAEQQRRVEISARRPQVDLFANYNVLEVFNDGLGLADGYAVGARLRWNLFDGGAARARAAQRQSDIDIAETRFADQRNLIRFQVEQAFYNLNANFQNIQTARLAVAQAGEALRLARLRFQAGVGTQTEVIDAENDLTEAQGNLVRAVIDYNRSLATLTRSVSNIPTPATVP
- a CDS encoding PAS domain S-box protein, which encodes MLQLPPNTDFELLVNYFPANLLSLVILFILIRRTGQLINTIKEKYPEQMIIQKDQQSELYLSQNQERLQLIMEASNDGMWDWDIENNTLFWSDKLFNLLDLTPGSYQPTIKKFYQLIHPEDYIKVTQEIQQHLQLNQPYKCEMRLKKADGSYGWFLGQGKAVRDANGFPLRMVGSMTDISDRKQIEEKLRQSEQKFRSIFDNVSVGMALVNVDGYVILANEADCKFLGYSQEEINGMHFTEFIHPEDLAIDMDLYDLLLTGKINSYVIDKRCIRKNKTVVWGRLTISLIRDRDGSILNIVVVSEDITVRKQAEEALRESEAKLAAAQRVARIGNWELDIVTKKIVGSAELFRIFGFSDDRKEYDYQELFQICFPEDQERLKQAITNGIYQGQSFEIDFKAVRKDGLVTYNQARGEAVFNSQGQVIRLFGTVQDITERKQLEELLQSQVQKEEALNRVIQIIRNSLDLSTIFSTAAIDIGELLEVEQVVITQFLPDQQVWIPVAEYRHNSKINTLLKQKIPDRDNPIASQLKNLKIVQLNNASLCEDEINQNLAQSFPGAWLLIPLHFNSVTWGSLTLLKPQQYSWQETEIEIAKEIADQLAMAIYQSELYHQVQTANEELKKLAIIDGLTQIANRRRFDEYLNLEWLRLRRERAKLSLILFDIDYFKLYNDTYGHLAGDDCLRQVAIAISDVSRRPADLFARYGGEEFAMILPYTDLSGATHLAEVIRLAIHCLKIPHHQSLVSNYITVSLGVACMIPSMELSPQDLINAADRALYTAKQEGRDRVSFA
- a CDS encoding MOSC domain-containing protein produces the protein MPYLTSISVYPIKSLDGIVVNQVKVLASGALSQDREFAILDAQGRFVNGKRNFKVHLLRSTWNVAKQTVCFQVQGTLEKQEFAIEDDRHQLESWLSNYFGFTVTLARNSTTGFPDDNIASGPTIISTATLETVASWFPGISVSEIRQRFRSNLEIDGVPPFWEDRLFTNEGEVIKFQIGEIIFEGINPCQRCIVPTRNSLTGESYSNFQKLFTEKRRETLPNWANASRFNHFYRLSINTKIPASEAGKILEIGDKIQLL
- a CDS encoding adenylate/guanylate cyclase domain-containing protein; protein product: MTELKLCIYLDNQEKIVLVDRDEFTIGRLPENNLHLPYFGISRCHARIVKQGEGKWFIEDMGSKNGTYLNERILNSLEKLAHNDLIKLGNIDARVILNDSTLPRVRKLNQPEMEEGITIVRNVNDLKEQWIQADNLADKVKRQETSIARLKDLVDIAQNLNSAESIEEIFLAVKKVVFRYIENTERLALLIVDCETGNLKLFNGAIKEIPHPQSLPQDGSWISRSICQTVYSEKIAIQTANAQLDERFGNEISIITKDIHSVMAVPLWDESKVVGVLYADGHIPISESIQQKDEDLSFFSTLANLVASSVQRWLLTRQLRNEEKIRHRLERYHSPAVVQQMMNAGNLSDTRLTPKESEISIMFADIVGFTALSEKLTPAKISELLNAFFEEMLQEVFAEGGTLDKFIGDCIMAFFGAPEPQHDHAERAFRAGKGMLDRLARMNTNKVLFHPLELRIAINSGKAVVGDVGSTLRVDYTVLGSTINLASRMESICPPGKLIVSNPTYKMLQPSQRLELEEMGEYRFKGIDQPIPIYVISKDLINAK